The following proteins are encoded in a genomic region of Myxosarcina sp. GI1:
- the fldA gene encoding flavodoxin FldA: MSKIGLFFGTQTSNTLTAAEMIQQELGGESVVELIDVAQAEPSDFAEFDKIIIGCPTWNVGELQSDWEDMYDELDDIDFSGKKVAYFGEGDQTGYPDTFQDAMGMLEDKISSQGDETVGYWSTEGYDFEDSKALRDDKFVGLALDEDNQSDLTEERIKSWTAQLKQEFGL, from the coding sequence ATGTCAAAAATTGGTTTGTTTTTTGGAACCCAGACAAGCAATACATTAACCGCAGCCGAAATGATTCAACAGGAATTAGGGGGTGAATCAGTAGTCGAACTGATTGATGTGGCTCAAGCCGAACCAAGTGATTTTGCCGAATTTGACAAGATTATTATCGGCTGCCCTACTTGGAATGTAGGAGAACTGCAAAGCGATTGGGAGGATATGTATGACGAATTAGACGACATTGATTTCTCTGGCAAAAAAGTAGCTTATTTTGGTGAAGGCGACCAAACGGGCTATCCCGACACCTTTCAGGATGCAATGGGGATGCTGGAAGATAAAATCTCCAGTCAAGGAGATGAAACTGTGGGCTATTGGTCTACCGAAGGATATGATTTTGAAGATTCCAAAGCCCTTAGAGACGATAAGTTTGTCGGTTTGGCTTTGGACGAGGATAATCAATCAGATTTGACCGAGGAAAGGATAAAGTCTTGGACAGCTCAGTTAAAACAAGAATTTGGTTTATAG